The following coding sequences lie in one Lolium perenne isolate Kyuss_39 chromosome 2, Kyuss_2.0, whole genome shotgun sequence genomic window:
- the LOC127330267 gene encoding basic blue protein has product MASKQVLLLAAAAVVASLAAQASAEVYMVGGSAGWTLKYPSSWTDGKNFTTGDSLVFTYTAGQHTVVEVTGAGFKACNMTGNAMLGSWNSGSDTIKLDTAGRRWFICGVGSHCTQGMKLLVVTTGDNKTSSASLNYNVGAGAAALVAGAAAALLF; this is encoded by the exons ATGGCTTCCAAGCAAGTTCTGCTCTTAGCAGCGGCGGCGGTCGTCGCCTCCCTAGCGGCGCAAGCCTCCGCAGAGGTCTACATGGTCGGCGGCAGTGCTGGCTGGACCCTCAAGTACCCCTCCAGCTGGACCGACGGCAAGAACTTCACCACTGGCGACAGCCTAG TGTTCACCTACACCGCCGGACAGCACACGGTGGTGGAGGTAACCGGCGCGGGGTTCAAGGCCTGCAACATGACGGGGAACGCGATGCTGGGCTCCTGGAACTCCGGTAGCGACACTATCAAGCTCGACACGGCAGGGAGGAGGTGGTTTATTTGCGGCGTAGGCAGCCACTGCACCCAGGGCATGAAGCTCCTCGTCGTCACCACTGGCGACAATAAAACGTCGTCGGCCTCCCTGAACTATAATGTTGGTGCCGGGGCCGCCGCGCTGGTCGCCGGCGCCGCGGCCGCGCTCTTGTTCTAA